In the genome of Nitrospirota bacterium, the window TCCGTCACCCTGGCGGGAAGAATGGCGTACCCTCTTCGGGAACGGATTTCCACTTTGTCGCTGTCCGATAGCCTTAACTGTACGGCGTCGTCGGGATGAATCGCAATAAATGGGCCGCTGTCCAGCCTGGCAAGCATTGCGATTTTTCCGGTTTTAGTCAGGGTGTGCCACTGATGAGGAAGCCGGCCAGTATTCAGGACGAAGGGATAATTCTCGTCGGGAAGTTCTGCGGGAGCCAGATAGGGGCGGGCAAAAATTCTCGCCTTGCCATTTTCAGTCGGAAAACGGACCCATTTCTCATTCTGCAGATAACGAATCGGGTTTCGTTCCGGTCCGCCAGGCGGGCAAGGCCATTGCACGGGCGAAGTGCGCAGTCGATCATAGCTGACGCCGCGGAGGTCGTAACCGGTCGCAGCGTTCGATGCCAATTTGATTTCTTCGAACACTGATGCGGCATCCGGATATGAAAATGCTTCCGAATATCCCATCGCCGAAGCAACCCGGGAAATGATTTTCCAGTCCGGCAACGCAGTTCCCGGTGGATCCACCCCCTTTTGCATCAGGGTCAGGTTCCGTTCCGAATTAACCATGACCCCTTCCCCTTCAATCCACATTGCTCCGGGAAGGAGGATGTCGGCAAAGCGATTGGTTTCTGTATCATAAAATATATCCTGGCTAATGACCAATTCGGCGTTTTTAAGCCCCTCAATGACCTGTTTACGATTCGGCATGGAGGCGACGGGATTGGTGCAGATAATCCATATCGCTTTGATTTCTCCATGGGCAAGATGTTCAAAGAGTGAAACGGCGTCGAGTCCTGGCCGGGGATGAATTTTCCCATCAGGAATTTTCCAGAGTTTTTCGATAAATCGGCGGTCCAGGGCGTTCGAAACGCTGCGATGTCCGGGCAACCCATGGCTCAAATAACCCATTTCCCTCCCTCCCATCGCATTGGGCTGTCCGGTGAGCGAAAAAGGACCACTTCCGGGTCGGCATATTTTCCCGGTCACGAGATGAAGATTGCACATCGCATTGGTTAACCAGGTCCCCTGAATTCTTTGATTCAAGCCCATTGTCCAAAAACTGAGACATTCCGGGGCGCTTCCTATCCATTCGGCTGCCAAACGGAGATCCGCTTCAGGGATTCCCGTCAAACCTGAAACTATATGGGGTGGATATGCTTCGAGAAAAGGAACGAGCTCCTCAAATCCTTCCGTATGCCTCCGTATAAACTCCAGATCCTGGTTGCCATTTTTGAGTATGAGATGAAGGAGCCCGTTCAAAAGCGCAAGGTCGGCTCCCGCTCTGATCTGTAAAAAGAGGTCAGCATTTTCAGCGGTCGTGGTTCTCCTCGGATCGACGACGATGAGTTTCGCGCCGGATGATTTCAAGCGATCCAGAACTCTCAAGAATAGAACAGGATGACAATCGGCCATATTTGTACCGATCAGAAAGAAGCAATCGCTTTTCTCGATATCCTGATACGAACCAGGAGGACCATCCGAACCGAACGACATGTGATATCCGCTGGCAGCACTGGACATGCAGAGCCTGGAATTGGAGTCGATATGATTCGTGCCGATAAAACCTTTTGCGAGTTTATTGCTTAAATATTGCGCTTCCAGAGACATCTGGCCCGATACGTAAAAGGCTACGGCTTCCGGACCATTTTTATCTATGATGGCTCTTAAACGCAGAGCGGTTTCTTCGACGGCTTTATTGAACCCTACGGAAACCGGATCCTGATCCCTTCTTTCACGAAAATAAGGAGAGGTCATTCGTCCATCAGCCCGTATCGGTTCGGCAGCCGTGGCTCCTTTCGTACAAAGGCGTCCAAAATTTGCAGGATGATCTTTATCTCCGGCGACCTGGATCACCCGGTTATTCTCAACACTCAGTAGCATGCCACACCCTACCCCACAGTAGGGACATACCGTTTTAATTGTCTTCATTGCAGATTCCGGCATTACCCTCCCCAGACAACTTCCATGGATACCCTTCCGCTCTCTGTCAGCCCCTGGGAAGGAAGAGACCCGACCAGCCATTTCCTTCTTTTCCAGGATCTCTGAAACACAAATACCAGTCCAAAAAAACCAGACAGGAGAAGAATGCTGAAGGCATAAAATCCGCTTTCAAAAGTACCGGTTCTATCTCTCAATAGGCCGAAAAGTGTCGGAAGGAAAAACCCGCCGATCCCTCCCGCCGCACCGACGATTCCGGTCATCATCCCGATTTCTGCTTTGAACCGCTGGGGAATAATTTGGAAAACGGATCCATTTCCCATCCCTAATAAGAGGAGCGTAAAGAAAAGGAGGGGGACGGCCCACTTTAAGGGCGGAAGGGTCCCGACCCCTGCCAAAAGAAGAGCTACGCCGAAGAAAAGGATCGAAAGGACTTTGACGCCTCCAAAACGGTCGGAAACAAAGCCCCCAACCGGACGGAAAAAGGAGCCGGCAAAAACGCAGAGTGCCATCAGATTCCCCGACATGACCTTGGTCAGCCCGTATTGGTCATGAAAGAAGATCGGAAGATAGCTTGCCAGACCGACAAATCCGCCAAAAGTCATGGCATAAAAGAAATTAAACCACCAGCAGTCGGAAATTTTTAGAACCTGAAGGTAAGAATTAAACTGCTTGGGCTCCGGCTGATTGGGAGAGTCTTTCGCAAAAAGGATAAATATCCCCAGGACAACCGATACCGGTATTAAAGCCAATCCGAATACCGCATGCCAGCCCAACAAAGAGGCAAGCCGCGGTGCGAGCAGAGCGGTCAATACGGTCCCGCTATTTCCAGCTCCGGCAATGCCGAGCGCCATCCCTTGAGATTCGGGTGGATACCATCGGCTCGCCAATGGAAGAGCGACTGCAAAACTGGCGCCCGCCACGCCCAGCAGGAGTCCCATGGCCAATACCTGAGAGAAAGATTGAGCAAAGAGCCACCCCCAAACGAGCGGAATCATCGTCATGACAAGTCCAATGACCCCGGTTTTCTTTGGACCCAGATAGTCAGTCAAAAACCCGGCGGGAAGTCTGAGAATGGCTCCACCCAGAAGGGGAAAAGCAACCATCA includes:
- a CDS encoding NarK/NasA family nitrate transporter; protein product: MTFIKSIKQGHPGSLFSSFLYFDVSFMVWVLLGPLALFITQDLSLTAAQKGLMVAFPLLGGAILRLPAGFLTDYLGPKKTGVIGLVMTMIPLVWGWLFAQSFSQVLAMGLLLGVAGASFAVALPLASRWYPPESQGMALGIAGAGNSGTVLTALLAPRLASLLGWHAVFGLALIPVSVVLGIFILFAKDSPNQPEPKQFNSYLQVLKISDCWWFNFFYAMTFGGFVGLASYLPIFFHDQYGLTKVMSGNLMALCVFAGSFFRPVGGFVSDRFGGVKVLSILFFGVALLLAGVGTLPPLKWAVPLLFFTLLLLGMGNGSVFQIIPQRFKAEIGMMTGIVGAAGGIGGFFLPTLFGLLRDRTGTFESGFYAFSILLLSGFFGLVFVFQRSWKRRKWLVGSLPSQGLTESGRVSMEVVWGG